The DNA region GGCACCTCCGAGCCCCAGAACGTCCCCGTCCTCGACGAGCTGGCCTTCGTGACCGGCAAGGAGGTCGTCCCTTACCTGATGCTGGAAATGGAGCTGGCCGACGCCCTGGACGCGGTTTACACCGACGCCGGCCGGAAGCGACCCGTGCCGGACCTCCCCCCGCCTCCCCCCGGCCGGCCGGTGGTCGGTGCGCGGCCGGCGGTCGAGCCGGTCTTCCAGGGCTACACGCCGGGCGCCGACAGCCCGGTGACGCGGTTGGTCGGGGCAGCCCTGGAAGCGGGGAGCGAGTTCATCCACCTCCAGGAGACGGACGGCAACCTCTACGTCCGCCTCCGGCGCGCCGGGGTTCTGGAGCCCGCCCCCTTCCAACTGCCCGCGAGCAGCCGGACTCTCCTCAACCAGATCAAGGTCCTGGCGGGGCTTCCCACCTCGGAGCGCACCCGGCAGCAGAAGGGCCACTTCCGCCTGAACCTGGGCGGCAACGCCGTGTCCGTTTCGGCCATCTTCGCCCCGACCGCCCGGGGTGAGCGCGCCGTGCTGCGCCTGGACACCAACCGCTCCGGGGTGCCCACCTTCGAGGAGCTGGCGGTGCCCGAGAAGTTGGCCGTTCTCCTGCGGGAGTCCGGCGAGGGCCGCCACGGGCTTATCGTCCTCTCCGGCCCGCCCTTCTCGCGCAAGAAAGACTTGGCCTACGCCCTTTTGGCCGATATGGACTCGAGGGGCCGGGCGATTCTGACCGTGGAGGAGCACACCACCTTCAGCCTGGATGAGGTGGACACCCTGCGTCCCCACCCCGAGGAGGGTCTCACCTACGCCGACGCCGTGGAGGCCGCCCTGGAGCAGGACCCCGACGTGCTATTCGTGGACGAGCTCTCCTCCGCCGAGGTGGCCAACACCCTCATCGGCGCAAGTTATGCCCGCATCCTGGTCATCCTCCGGCTGGCGAGCTCGGGCATCCTGTCGGCGGTGCTGGCCCTGAAGGAGATCGGCAAGGAGCCGTTCCTCCTCGCCAGCTCCCTGGCGCTGGTCACGAGCCAGCGGGAGCTCCGCCGCCTCTGCCCGCGCTGCAAGCGGCCTTACAAAGCCACGAAGGCGGTTCTCGACAGCCTTCACATCGCCGCCACGCGCCCCTTCACGTTCTACGAGGCGCCGGGCTGCGAGGAGTGCCACCACACCGGCTCCTCGGGAACGGCCCTCATCTACGAGCACCTGACGCCCAACGCCCAGATCAGGCAACTCCTGGCCGGGGACCTTTCCATCGAGGACCTCAGCCGGGCGGCCCGCCGGGCGGGGCTCCGGAGCGCCCGCGAAATCGGCCTCGAGCTGGCCCTCTCCGGCGACATCTCCGTGGCCGAGCTGTTGCGCCTGACGTAAAAAAAGGCCCGCGACGCCGCGCGAATAACCGCGATCCGCCCCGGGGGGCGGTTAAAAAAAACCAGCATGCCCGAGAAAGAACCGCCGAAGGACGAGCCGAAGAAGGATGAGCGCACGCTCACCCACCGCTACCTCGACGAGTTCCGCCAGGGCTTTCTGTACGAGGTCCTTCGTTGGGGCAACGACCGGTTGCTCCACGGCGGGAGCTTCATGCGGCTGGTGGAGAGGGCCTGCGCCGAGTTCGCCCGCGAGGGCCAC from bacterium includes:
- a CDS encoding ATPase, T2SS/T4P/T4SS family, producing the protein PVPDGFRYTTLLAGLLPVREAKKYGVVPLKEDRRRLAIGTSEPQNVPVLDELAFVTGKEVVPYLMLEMELADALDAVYTDAGRKRPVPDLPPPPPGRPVVGARPAVEPVFQGYTPGADSPVTRLVGAALEAGSEFIHLQETDGNLYVRLRRAGVLEPAPFQLPASSRTLLNQIKVLAGLPTSERTRQQKGHFRLNLGGNAVSVSAIFAPTARGERAVLRLDTNRSGVPTFEELAVPEKLAVLLRESGEGRHGLIVLSGPPFSRKKDLAYALLADMDSRGRAILTVEEHTTFSLDEVDTLRPHPEEGLTYADAVEAALEQDPDVLFVDELSSAEVANTLIGASYARILVILRLASSGILSAVLALKEIGKEPFLLASSLALVTSQRELRRLCPRCKRPYKATKAVLDSLHIAATRPFTFYEAPGCEECHHTGSSGTALIYEHLTPNAQIRQLLAGDLSIEDLSRAARRAGLRSAREIGLELALSGDISVAELLRLT